ATATTCTCCTGGCGGTCCGTTCCGGCCTTGCCATTCGTTTTAACGAACAGAAAGTCAGGCCTGTAGGACGCAATGCCTCCGGAGTAAGGGGCATTAAAATTGGTCCGGATGATGAAGTAGTGGGAATGGTGTGTACAAAACAATCGGATGTTGATATTCTGGTGGTTTCAGAAAAAGGCTACGGCAAACGCTCAGCGCTCGAAGATTACCGCATTACAAACCGGGGCGGCAAAGGGGTCAAGACGATGAAAATCACTTTAAAAACTGGACCTCTGGTTGCCATTAAGAAAGTTACCGATGAAAAAGATTTAATGATTATTAACAAATCCGGTTTAACCATTCGCCTTGCCGTTGCCGATCTTCGTGTCATGGGCAGGGCAACCCAGGGCGTGCGGCTGATCAACCTTAAAGAAGGGGAAAGCGTGGCGGCCGTGGCAGTTGTTCCCAAGAGTGAAGAAGAATTGCCGCAACCCGACCTGCCGGAGGACGGAAGCCCGGTATTGAACTGATTTTTTGATACTTTTTTGATTTTGGTTACAGGATTTGTATTTTTGGCGAGATTTTTGAACAGAAATTTATAAACAAAACCAACATTACAATTTGAATACAATATGAAACGATTTGTCCTTCTGACGATTGCGGTTATTACCGGCCTGACACTCAGGGCACAAATGACTGCTCCTACGGTAAATTACGGCGCCTATGAGAAGAAAGTTCAGAAAAGCGACGCCGACATCCAGGATCCTAAAAAATCTGAAAATCCAAAAACATGGATTAGCAGGGGATCTCTCTTTCAGGAGATTTACGAGCTGAACAACATCAAATTCCTTCAGAAAGGCGCTGATGAAAAGCAGATACAGCTCATCTTCTTTAATCCGCAGAAAAAAGAAACCCTGCAGTTTCCCAACGGGATTGTTCAGGAAAAACTGATTTATGACGGAATAACCCTGATTTTCGAAAACGGTAAGCTGGTCGACTGGGATGAAACCAAAACCGTGACCGATAAACCTCTTGACAAGGCATTTGATGCCTATGCAAAAGCCCAGGAACTTGACAAGGAGAATAAATTTACCAAAGCATTGAAAAAGAACCTCGAAGAGTTGAAGAACCAGTATCTGCGCGACGGTTCTTATATGTACGACAAGGGCGTGAGGGCTGAAGAAGCCGGTGAATCTGAAAAGGCAAAGGAATATTTCCAGAATTCCTATCACGATTTTGCCATGATGCTGAAGATCAATGAAACTCCGGCCATGGGCAATGTAAAGGATACATCCATCATGTATTACACAGGAGTTGCTGCCAGGAAAGCAGGCAGACCCGATAACGCCATTGTCTATTTTGAACAGGCCAGGGCACTGAACTACAATGAGCCTCTTTTGTACGAGCTTCTGGCTAATTCCTATGCCGAAACGGGTCAGGACGACAAAGCCATTGAAGTACTCAAGGAAGGATTTCAGCGTTTCCGTGATAACAATCGTATAGTTATCGCCCTTATTAACAACTATCTGAAGAAAGGCGATTCCCAGGCCGCCCTTGATTACCTGGCTATAGCCAAGCAACAGGATCCCAATAACAAAACCTTCTATTTTGCCGAAGGAACGCTGTATGATAAGCTGGGAAAAGTTGAGGAAGCAAAGGCTGCCTATCAGAAGGCGCTGGAAATCGACCCCAATTACTACGATGCTATTTTTAATTTCGGTGTGTTATATTATACCCAGGCTAAGAAACTGATCGATGAAGCAGCTTTTGAGAAAGATCCTACTGAATCAGCCAGGAAGGAGGAAGTGGCTTTGAAAGAACTGGCAAAATGTGTTCCATATCTGGAAAAAGCCCTCGAAATTCAGCCAAACGACCGTAATATCCTGGAAACCTTGCAACCAATTTATTACAAGTTGAAGATGATGGATAAATATGAAAAGGTAAAGGAACAGCTCAAGAATATGTAATAAAGTATCAAAAAAGGAAAGGCGGTTTGAATTTCAGACCGCCTTTTTTGTTTGAGGCCGGTGAGAAGGTGTTTGCGGGTAAAGATGTTGCAGGGAGAGGAACAGATGAAATTTACATAAAAATAGTATTGTTATTTAACATAATATTAATTATAGGACAAAATAGGTCAATAAATTTCAGCTTCTGGCCAACCTTCTTTTCCATAAAATCTTTGCAGTTTAACCGGCCTGATGTCTGTTCAGACAATCTTCTGGATGATGGTTCCGGATTTTTTTTCTTTCAGAATAAGTTTCCGGGAGCCGTCGGGCATAGTTTCCTTTTTAATCAGCCAGTACGACGCATCATATTCTTCGAGGGAAAGTATGGGTTCAGCCTTTTCTTTGCCGCGCCATGAATGCAGGGTAACCGGTTCCCATTTTTTGCTGCGGGCAGAACGGTAACAGGCATCCATGATTTCATTGACCACGTAACCGTCGTAGAACGTTTCGCGGCAGGAATAATTTCCTTCCCAGGCGGTAAACATATCATTGAACATATCGGTATAACCCAGCTCGACCACTTCGTCACCCACCGGGAATATCCAGCCTTTTTCGGTTTCGGCCTTTTCGGCCACATAGCCTTTTTTCCCGGCGGCAGTAAAGATTTCGAAGCCCGTACGCAGGAAGTTGTTCACCCAGATGGTTCCTTCGGTGCCCATCACCTCATCGCGGAGGTCCATACCACCGCGGAACGACCAGCTGACCTCGAATTGTCCTACAGCTCCGTTTTCATAGCGAATATATCCCAGGGCATTATCTTCGGCCTCAATGGGTTTTACCAGTGTATCGGCCCAGCAAAGTACTTCCACCGGGCGTATATCCTTGCCAATATAGTTTCTGGCAATTTCTATGCAATGGCAGCCCATATCAAGGAGCACGCCGCCGCCCGATATTTCCTTTGTCCAGAACCAGTCGCTGTGGGGTCCGGGATGGGTTTCGCGCGAACGGGCCCAGATGACCTTACCTACGGCGCCATTTTTAACCGCATCAAGAGCCTTCAGTGTTTTTGGCGTATAAACAAGGTCTTCGAGGTAACCATGAAAAACGCCGGCCTTTTCAACTGCTTCCAGCATGGCCAGGGCTTCGTTTGCATTACGGCCCAGCGGTTTGGTGCACAGAACCCCTTTCCCTGCGCGCACCGCCTGCAGCACCGCTTCCTTGTGCAGATGATTCGGCAAGGCAACCACCACTAAGTCAACGGAGGAATCCCCTACGGCTTTTTCCATGCTGGTGGTCCATCTGGGTATCCCATGTTTACGCGCGAAGGCCTTTCCCCGTTCTTCATCTCTCGACCATACGGTTACAACCCGGTCGCGGTTCCGCTTTCCGTGAAGCGAATACGTATAAAAATCACCGATAAATCCGGTGCCTAACATTGCAACGTTTGCCATAGGACTTTTTTTTAGCAAGATAAAGAATCATACCAAAATAACAGGTATAGATAAGCAGATTTTTTCCTAAACTTGTACAGGCAAAATATCCAGTTCCAGAAATTTTTTCAATCTAAAGTACCATGAAAAAATTAATCTATTACATTATATTGAATATTGTAATAAACACATATTCAGTATTTTGTCAGTTTCCTGAATTTAAGTTTTATACCCTTGGAACAACGGATGAACTGTCGGCGCAGACTTCGCTGGCCGATGCAGATAAAGACGGAGACCTGGATTGGATTGTTGGTACGGCCGATACCGTCTGGTGGTTTGAGTACCAGGGACCCGACCACTGGATAAAGCACGTAATTGGCCTTGCACCTGCTACCGAAACAGGCGGCCTTGCCCTGGATGTTGACGGGGATGGTCTTGTGGACCAGATTTCGGGCGGAACCTGGTATAAAAATCCCGGAGATCCCAATAAAACGTGGGTCAAATATTCCAGCAAAGCTATACCCGCCCACGAATGCATCAGCGCTGATATCAACAACGACGGCAAACCCGATGTAGTGATGATGAACGATACCAAAGGGATTTACTGGTATGATTTTTCATCGGCTCCCACTAAATCGTGGAAGGGAACCAGGATTGGTGACGGGGTGCGGAGTGGTATTGGCCCGCTTGGGTGCGGAGATTTTGATGAAGACGGAGATCTGGATATTGCACGCACCAACATGTGGTTCGAAAACCAGGATCATGGTTCCCGCTGGGTTCCCCACCTCAGTCTGAAAATGGTGGTTAAGGACCTCACCTTTCCGAATTCCTCAAAAGCATGGGTAATTGATATGGATAAAGACGGGGATCCCGACATAGTGCAGGCTGAGTCGTATGTACCTGATGGCAAAGTAATCTGGAGCGCCAAAATGGACAAACGGGGCAACACATGGTATGTCAACAATGTAGACCTATCGACCCAACAGGAAATACAGTCGCTTGCAGTTGCCGATTTCGACAATGACGGCGATCCCGATATATTCGTCGGAGGAAGCTCACGTACTAAAGATTTCCACAAACGATCGTTCATCTATGAGAATCTTGACGGATTTGGGAAACAATGGAAAAAGCACGAAATCCTGGTCGATCAGGAATCCTTTGATGCACGTGCAGGCGACGTTGACGGCGATGGCGACATCGATATTGTCGGAAAACCCTGGCACGGCACTACCAATTATTATCTGAGAAACATGCTGATGGAATCAAAGCAGGACAAATGAAAACAACAAATCTTCCGGAAGAAATCCGCAACTGGGGATACAGAATTGTTGACCGGATAGCAGATTACTATGAACACATAGAAGAATACCCTGTGAGGTCACAGGTTGAACCGGGCGATCTTCTGAACCGGCTGCCGGTGGAGGCTCCCTTACAGGGAGAATCCCTGGAGCAGATTCTGGAGGACTTTGACAGAATGATTCTGCCGGGTATTACACATTGGCAAAGCCCGAAGTTTTTTGCCTATTTCCCGGCTAATTCGAGCCTACCGTCCTTTCTGGGAGAAATGCTGACCGCCGCTCTCGGTGCCCAGTGCATGAAATGGGAAACCTCGCCTGCCGCGGCTGAACTGGAACAGCGCATGATGGAATGGCTCCGGGATCTTGCAGGGATTCCCTCCTCCTTTGAAGGTGTCATCCAGGACAGCGCCTCTTCGTCTACATTATGTGCCATTCTCACCGCACGGGAAAAATATTCCGACTGGAAGATCAATGCATCGGGGTTTTCGGGCAAGACGGTTTTCAGGGTGTATTGTTCCGGGGAAGCCCATTCTTCGGTTGAGAAAGCCGTTAAGATAGCCGGAATCGGCAGGGAAAACCTGGTCAGGTTGCCGGTGGATGAAGCCTACCGGCTGGATCCGGCTGCCCTGCAGGAAGCCATTGCAAAAGACAGGGCCATGGGATATACACCCCTTTGTGTAGTAGCCGCCCTGGGAACAACCGGTTCAACTGCCATTGATCCCCTTCCTGAAATTGCTGAAATCTGCCATTCTGAGAACGTCTGGCTTCATGTGGATGCAGCCATGGCCGGTTCTGCCCTGATCCTTCCTGAATACCGCTGGATGATACAGGGCATTGAAAAAGCCGACAGCATCGTATTCAATCCGCACAAATGGCTTTTTACCAATTTCGATTGTTCCGCCTATTTTATAAAGGACAGGTCAGCCCTGGTGAATACTTTTGCCATTCTGCCGGAATACCTCCGTACACGGGTTCAGGGGAAGGTAAATGATTACAGCGACTGGGGCATACCCCTGGGACGAAGATTCCGGGCTTTAAAACTCTGGTTTGTTTTGCGGTATTATGGTCTGGAAGGCCTTCAGCAGCGTCTGCGGGAACATATATCCATGGCGGCATGGTTTGAAAATAAACTGAGGAATGATGCCCGGTTTGAAATAATGGCCCCGCGCACCATCAATCTGGTATGCTTCAGGGTTCTTCCGAAAAAAGCCCTCCAGGATGAAGAAATGAACAGTCTGAATGAACGTCTGCTCCAGCAAATCAACAAAACAGGGAAAATCTACCTATCCCATACCAAACTGAAGGGCCGGTATACATTGC
This region of Bacteroidales bacterium genomic DNA includes:
- a CDS encoding tetratricopeptide repeat protein; this translates as MKRFVLLTIAVITGLTLRAQMTAPTVNYGAYEKKVQKSDADIQDPKKSENPKTWISRGSLFQEIYELNNIKFLQKGADEKQIQLIFFNPQKKETLQFPNGIVQEKLIYDGITLIFENGKLVDWDETKTVTDKPLDKAFDAYAKAQELDKENKFTKALKKNLEELKNQYLRDGSYMYDKGVRAEEAGESEKAKEYFQNSYHDFAMMLKINETPAMGNVKDTSIMYYTGVAARKAGRPDNAIVYFEQARALNYNEPLLYELLANSYAETGQDDKAIEVLKEGFQRFRDNNRIVIALINNYLKKGDSQAALDYLAIAKQQDPNNKTFYFAEGTLYDKLGKVEEAKAAYQKALEIDPNYYDAIFNFGVLYYTQAKKLIDEAAFEKDPTESARKEEVALKELAKCVPYLEKALEIQPNDRNILETLQPIYYKLKMMDKYEKVKEQLKNM
- a CDS encoding Gfo/Idh/MocA family oxidoreductase; translation: MANVAMLGTGFIGDFYTYSLHGKRNRDRVVTVWSRDEERGKAFARKHGIPRWTTSMEKAVGDSSVDLVVVALPNHLHKEAVLQAVRAGKGVLCTKPLGRNANEALAMLEAVEKAGVFHGYLEDLVYTPKTLKALDAVKNGAVGKVIWARSRETHPGPHSDWFWTKEISGGGVLLDMGCHCIEIARNYIGKDIRPVEVLCWADTLVKPIEAEDNALGYIRYENGAVGQFEVSWSFRGGMDLRDEVMGTEGTIWVNNFLRTGFEIFTAAGKKGYVAEKAETEKGWIFPVGDEVVELGYTDMFNDMFTAWEGNYSCRETFYDGYVVNEIMDACYRSARSKKWEPVTLHSWRGKEKAEPILSLEEYDASYWLIKKETMPDGSRKLILKEKKSGTIIQKIV
- a CDS encoding VCBS repeat-containing protein gives rise to the protein MKKLIYYIILNIVINTYSVFCQFPEFKFYTLGTTDELSAQTSLADADKDGDLDWIVGTADTVWWFEYQGPDHWIKHVIGLAPATETGGLALDVDGDGLVDQISGGTWYKNPGDPNKTWVKYSSKAIPAHECISADINNDGKPDVVMMNDTKGIYWYDFSSAPTKSWKGTRIGDGVRSGIGPLGCGDFDEDGDLDIARTNMWFENQDHGSRWVPHLSLKMVVKDLTFPNSSKAWVIDMDKDGDPDIVQAESYVPDGKVIWSAKMDKRGNTWYVNNVDLSTQQEIQSLAVADFDNDGDPDIFVGGSSRTKDFHKRSFIYENLDGFGKQWKKHEILVDQESFDARAGDVDGDGDIDIVGKPWHGTTNYYLRNMLMESKQDK
- a CDS encoding aminotransferase class V-fold PLP-dependent enzyme; translated protein: MKTTNLPEEIRNWGYRIVDRIADYYEHIEEYPVRSQVEPGDLLNRLPVEAPLQGESLEQILEDFDRMILPGITHWQSPKFFAYFPANSSLPSFLGEMLTAALGAQCMKWETSPAAAELEQRMMEWLRDLAGIPSSFEGVIQDSASSSTLCAILTAREKYSDWKINASGFSGKTVFRVYCSGEAHSSVEKAVKIAGIGRENLVRLPVDEAYRLDPAALQEAIAKDRAMGYTPLCVVAALGTTGSTAIDPLPEIAEICHSENVWLHVDAAMAGSALILPEYRWMIQGIEKADSIVFNPHKWLFTNFDCSAYFIKDRSALVNTFAILPEYLRTRVQGKVNDYSDWGIPLGRRFRALKLWFVLRYYGLEGLQQRLREHISMAAWFENKLRNDARFEIMAPRTINLVCFRVLPKKALQDEEMNSLNERLLQQINKTGKIYLSHTKLKGRYTLRLVVGQTYTEQRHVEEAWEVIRSLAEQLTE